In Edaphobacter paludis, a single window of DNA contains:
- a CDS encoding helicase-related protein, with amino-acid sequence MPRIFDNIDKQLLPTLKTTLAVSHRSDFCVGYFNLRGWRQLDEHIETWTGGDGECCRLLVGMQTLPQQEIAEAYGIIKQDAELDNQTALRLKKALAEQFRVQLTLGAPTNADEVGLRRLAAQIRDKKVVVKLHLRHTLHAKLYLLFRHDPVSPAIGFLGSSNLTFAGLSKQGELNVDITDHDACEKLARWFDDRWEDKWCLDISKEIADIIDQSWARPEPIPPHHIYVKMAYHLSEEAREGIVRYGIPKDFGSQLFEFQEKAVKIAAHHVQKRGGVLLADVVGLGKTLMATALARVLADELLLETLILCPLNLTDMWKDYCHDYRVPSCKVLSYSKVLQQLPELRAYRLVILDESHNLRNREGKTYKAILEYIQRSGSKCILLSATPFNKEYLDLASQLRLFVSPEKELEIGPERLLHDVDRAQFRGRYQCGANTLAAFEKSQYADDWRDLMRLYMVRRTRGFIKANYAKTDQDNGRRYLEFKDGSRSYFPDRLPKKLPFTVDDEDPNDEYARLYSAPVVDIVNGLSLPRYGLGNFVSAKPPIAATNAETAILANLSAAGTRLMGFCRSNLFKRLESSGHSFLLSVERHILRNFIFLHAIENGLDIPIGTQDSGLLDTSLSDEDTVATRTPDEIASATGHLRSVAEFKARAAEVYALYANAFRSRFKWIRPGLFSPQLGTGLLQDSKALMLIFDRCSVWEPKKDSKLDALVSLVSKKHKTEKILVFSQFSDTVQYLNRQLVAAGVRGSAAATGDSENLTELVYRFSPTSNKKTIAPEQQLRVLIATDVLSEGQNLQDGFIIVNYDLPWTIIRLIQRAGRVDRIGQKSDKILCYSFLPAEGIERIIRLRAKVRARLHANSEVVGTDESFFDDDRHNKAVTDLYHEKSGLLDGEDDSEVDLVSYAYQIWQDAITANPALKKTIEDMPNVVYTAKEHQRTEPSTQGALVYLRTASGTDSMAWVDENGQRVTDSPYKILKAAECLPTTPAVPRLPNHHELVDGAVKELAAEEKIVGGGLGSSTGARYRTYERLKRYTQEVKGTLFDTLPLQRTLEDVYRYPLRSSATDILNRHMKTGDTDQALAELAVSLREDGRLSIVEGDEEHETLAQIICSLGLTHGAHNAH; translated from the coding sequence ATGCCACGGATTTTCGACAATATCGACAAGCAGTTGCTGCCGACGCTCAAGACGACCTTAGCGGTCTCCCACCGGTCGGATTTTTGTGTCGGTTATTTCAATTTACGCGGTTGGCGACAACTCGACGAGCACATTGAAACCTGGACGGGCGGCGACGGCGAATGCTGCCGACTCCTAGTTGGGATGCAGACGCTACCCCAACAAGAAATCGCCGAGGCCTACGGGATCATTAAACAAGACGCCGAACTCGACAACCAGACCGCTCTTCGGCTCAAAAAGGCACTCGCAGAACAATTTCGCGTACAACTCACCCTCGGCGCTCCGACGAATGCCGACGAAGTGGGGCTCCGCCGCCTTGCAGCACAGATTCGTGACAAAAAAGTCGTGGTCAAGCTGCATCTTCGCCATACCCTTCACGCAAAGCTCTATTTGCTCTTCAGGCACGATCCAGTCAGTCCCGCTATTGGTTTTCTTGGGAGCAGCAATCTGACCTTCGCGGGACTCTCAAAACAGGGTGAGCTAAACGTCGATATCACCGACCACGATGCCTGCGAAAAACTGGCGAGGTGGTTCGATGACCGTTGGGAGGACAAGTGGTGCCTGGACATCTCCAAAGAGATAGCTGACATCATCGACCAGAGTTGGGCGCGTCCGGAGCCGATTCCGCCGCACCATATTTACGTCAAAATGGCCTACCACCTCTCTGAAGAGGCGAGAGAGGGCATCGTTCGCTATGGCATTCCAAAGGACTTCGGAAGCCAGCTTTTCGAGTTTCAGGAAAAGGCGGTCAAGATAGCCGCGCACCATGTACAGAAGCGAGGGGGTGTCTTGCTCGCTGACGTTGTGGGTTTGGGCAAGACTTTGATGGCCACGGCTCTTGCGCGAGTTCTTGCCGATGAATTGCTTCTTGAGACCCTCATCCTCTGTCCACTCAATCTGACTGATATGTGGAAAGACTATTGTCATGACTATCGTGTGCCGTCTTGCAAGGTCCTCTCATACTCCAAGGTTCTCCAGCAGTTACCAGAACTCCGCGCATACCGACTGGTCATCTTGGACGAGAGCCACAATCTTAGGAACCGAGAGGGAAAAACATACAAGGCCATCCTGGAATACATCCAGAGGTCTGGAAGCAAGTGCATCCTGCTTTCAGCTACGCCATTCAACAAGGAATATCTCGATCTCGCCAGCCAACTGCGCTTGTTTGTTTCCCCGGAGAAGGAGCTTGAGATCGGTCCCGAACGTCTCCTGCATGACGTTGACCGAGCGCAATTCAGAGGGCGCTACCAGTGTGGCGCAAACACTCTGGCTGCATTCGAGAAAAGTCAGTATGCCGACGACTGGCGCGACCTCATGCGTCTCTACATGGTTCGGCGCACACGGGGCTTCATCAAGGCGAACTACGCTAAGACAGATCAGGATAACGGTCGCAGGTATCTTGAGTTCAAGGATGGGAGCCGTTCCTATTTCCCTGATCGGCTCCCGAAGAAGCTCCCGTTTACTGTCGATGACGAAGACCCGAACGATGAGTACGCAAGGCTCTATTCCGCTCCCGTGGTCGATATCGTAAACGGCCTAAGCCTGCCCCGTTATGGCTTGGGGAACTTTGTATCTGCTAAACCGCCGATTGCTGCAACGAATGCTGAGACGGCTATCCTCGCAAATCTATCCGCCGCAGGGACGCGGCTCATGGGATTCTGCCGCAGTAATCTCTTCAAGCGATTGGAGAGTAGCGGCCACAGCTTCTTGCTATCCGTCGAGCGGCACATTCTCCGCAACTTCATTTTCCTTCACGCAATCGAGAATGGCTTGGATATCCCAATCGGGACACAGGATTCCGGCCTCTTGGACACTTCGCTGTCAGATGAAGACACGGTGGCTACTCGCACGCCCGATGAAATCGCCAGTGCAACGGGACATCTTCGATCTGTCGCCGAGTTCAAAGCCCGAGCAGCAGAGGTCTACGCACTCTATGCAAACGCTTTTCGGTCGCGTTTTAAGTGGATTCGCCCTGGATTGTTTAGTCCGCAACTTGGAACCGGCCTACTTCAAGATTCCAAGGCACTTATGTTGATCTTCGACAGATGCTCTGTTTGGGAACCGAAGAAGGACTCCAAACTTGATGCACTCGTCAGCCTCGTCAGCAAAAAGCACAAGACGGAAAAGATTCTCGTTTTCAGCCAGTTCAGCGATACAGTTCAATACCTGAATCGCCAACTTGTGGCGGCAGGAGTCAGGGGAAGTGCGGCGGCGACTGGAGACTCCGAAAACCTAACCGAGCTGGTCTACCGCTTTAGCCCGACGAGCAATAAAAAGACGATTGCGCCCGAACAGCAGCTCCGCGTCTTGATAGCGACCGATGTCCTCAGTGAAGGACAGAACCTCCAGGACGGATTCATCATCGTGAACTACGACTTGCCGTGGACGATCATCCGGCTCATTCAACGTGCTGGACGTGTTGACCGTATCGGACAGAAGTCGGACAAGATTCTCTGCTACAGCTTTTTGCCGGCGGAGGGTATCGAGCGCATCATTCGCTTGCGGGCGAAGGTTCGTGCGCGACTCCATGCAAACTCTGAGGTCGTGGGAACGGACGAGTCTTTCTTCGATGACGACCGACACAACAAGGCCGTCACCGACCTCTACCATGAGAAGTCAGGCTTGCTTGACGGAGAAGACGACTCCGAGGTTGACCTCGTCTCTTACGCTTATCAAATCTGGCAGGACGCGATTACTGCGAACCCAGCCCTCAAGAAGACGATTGAGGATATGCCAAACGTGGTCTATACCGCTAAAGAACACCAGCGCACGGAGCCATCGACGCAAGGTGCTTTGGTCTACTTGAGAACTGCCAGTGGCACAGATTCTATGGCCTGGGTTGATGAGAACGGCCAGCGTGTGACCGATTCGCCATACAAGATACTCAAGGCGGCTGAGTGCCTTCCAACCACTCCCGCAGTGCCACGACTCCCAAATCACCATGAGCTTGTTGACGGAGCAGTTAAAGAGCTCGCTGCGGAGGAGAAGATCGTAGGCGGAGGCCTGGGCAGCTCCACTGGAGCGAGGTATCGGACCTACGAACGGCTGAAGCGATACACACAAGAGGTCAAGGGGACGCTCTTCGACACTTTGCCGTTACAGCGGACGCTTGAGGATGTCTACCGCTATCCCCTACGCTCCTCGGCCACGGACATTCTGAATCGTCATATGAAGACTGGAGATACCGATCAGGCACTTGCCGAGCTTGCGGTCAGTCTCCGCGAGGACGGACGCCTCAGCATTGTTGAGGGCGACGAAGAGCACGAGACGTTGGCACAGATCATCTGCTCACTCGGCCTGACGCACGGAGCACATAATGCCCATTGA